A section of the Triticum dicoccoides isolate Atlit2015 ecotype Zavitan chromosome 7A, WEW_v2.0, whole genome shotgun sequence genome encodes:
- the LOC119331465 gene encoding uncharacterized protein LOC119331465 isoform X2, with protein MDFPRTYKYHLWIHPTPLHHHAQKPSLLRSLLRAIARRNPTKHRSPTTIPSRPSRSALFFVIASAGAPPNSGETSRLPEDRAEPSVVILELARASSPAYAACTTPEPSPTPNPSTAAVFSIAGDLKSDCDECEGEFYEEVEPCDYETKD; from the exons ATGGACTTCCCTCGCACCTATAAATATCATCTCTGGATACATCCCACTCCCCTACATCATCACGCTCAAAAGCCCTCTCTACTTCGATCCCTCCTGCGGGCAATTGCTCGCCGGAATCCGACAAAGCATCGAAGTCCGACGACGATTCCGTCGCGACCgag CCGGAGCGCGCTGTTTTTCGTCATCGCATCCGCCGGAGCTCCGCCCAACTCCGGCGAGACCTCACGGTTGCCCGAGGACAGGGCCGAACCCTCCGTGGTTATCCTCGAGCTTGCACGGGCCTCCTCTCCCGCGTACGCCGCTTGTACTACGCCGGAGCCCTCACCAACGCCGAACCCGAGCACCGCCGCCGTCTTCTCCATCGCCGGCGACCTCAAGTCCG ATTGCGACGAGTGCGAAGGTGAATTCTACGAGGAGGTAGAACCTTGTGACTACGAAACCAAAG ATTAA
- the LOC119329497 gene encoding uncharacterized protein LOC119329497: protein MKAKTKISKAAEFLRKAVRALRGRAGVLRARLLFLASFRHRTAMVGTVSRHLRALLPGRQRDPVHDHRKVHASSTMAAEEDGQAAMHGVDVPGLSELLQEVVGDDDDGHYGYPDWTHSLFDDNDDDCSLQEGDDVDEEERGGGAEAMEEDRLPDDEPSVMDVIRRCREGDGKEFNIKEEIDHAADMFIRRVRSRMNNRSF from the coding sequence ATGAAGGCCAAAACGAAGATCAGCAAAGCTGCCGAGTTCTTGAGGAAGGCGGTGCGGGCGCTGAGGGGCAGGGCTGGCGTcctcagggcgcggctcctcttccTCGCCTCGTTCCGCCACAGGACGGCGATGGTCGGCACCGTGTCGCGCCACCTCCGCGCCCTCCTGCCGGGCCGCCAGAGAGACCCGGTGCACGACCACCGCAAGGTCCACGCCTCGTCGACGATGGCGGCGGAGGAGGACGGGCAGGCCGCGATGCATGGAGTCGACGTCCCAGGCCTCTCCGAGCTGTTGCAAGAAGTGGTCGGCGACGACGATGACGGCCACTACGGCTACCCAGACTGGACGCACTCACTGTTCGACGACAACGATGACGACTGCAGCCTCCAGGAGGGCGACGATGTCGACGAGGAGGAACGCGGTGGTGGCGCGGAGGCAATGGAGGAAGATCGGCTGCCTGACGACGAGCCGTCGGTGATGGACGTCATCAGGAGGTGCAGGGAAGGGGACGGAAAGGAGTTCAACATCAAGGAGGAGATCGACCACGCCGCTGACATGTTCATACGGCGGGTCCGCAGCCGAATGAACAACCGGAGCTTCTAG
- the LOC119331465 gene encoding uncharacterized protein LOC119331465 isoform X1 has product MDFPRTYKYHLWIHPTPLHHHAQKPSLLRSLLRAIARRNPTKHRSPTTIPSRPSRSALFFVIASAGAPPNSGETSRLPEDRAEPSVVILELARASSPAYAACTTPEPSPTPNPSTAAVFSIAGDLKSDCDECEGEFYEEVEPCDYETKDLDRLRDDRVMVYTQRAQWR; this is encoded by the exons ATGGACTTCCCTCGCACCTATAAATATCATCTCTGGATACATCCCACTCCCCTACATCATCACGCTCAAAAGCCCTCTCTACTTCGATCCCTCCTGCGGGCAATTGCTCGCCGGAATCCGACAAAGCATCGAAGTCCGACGACGATTCCGTCGCGACCgag CCGGAGCGCGCTGTTTTTCGTCATCGCATCCGCCGGAGCTCCGCCCAACTCCGGCGAGACCTCACGGTTGCCCGAGGACAGGGCCGAACCCTCCGTGGTTATCCTCGAGCTTGCACGGGCCTCCTCTCCCGCGTACGCCGCTTGTACTACGCCGGAGCCCTCACCAACGCCGAACCCGAGCACCGCCGCCGTCTTCTCCATCGCCGGCGACCTCAAGTCCG ATTGCGACGAGTGCGAAGGTGAATTCTACGAGGAGGTAGAACCTTGTGACTACGAAACCAAAG ATCTTGACAGATTAAGAGACgatagggttatggtctacactcaacgagCCCAGTGGCGTTGA